In one Nocardia tengchongensis genomic region, the following are encoded:
- a CDS encoding LLM class flavin-dependent oxidoreductase — MNVVAALKLNMTNIDDPRAGNHERYRAALDMAEYAERCGFAVVNVEEHHGSGTGWLPAPLLLAAAVAARTERIRISIGALIVPLYNPVRLAEDLAVLDNLAGGRLTVLAAIGYRPTEYTALGRDFTRRGKLMDEALEIMLAAWRDEPMPGEGHAFDVTPKPFTKPHPHLLIAGMSPATARRAARFGLGLALPLPAPAVEELYQQELIRCGTTGFVHKPEPDSRHTLLHEDPDRAWHEYGPHILTEIREYASWGREGISRPHDAVPDSVESLRAHGYLEILTPAQLLDQIAAGRTEILMNPLIGGLPIEAGWTSLRLLGDHVLSLTTVR, encoded by the coding sequence ATGAACGTGGTGGCGGCGCTCAAGCTCAATATGACCAATATCGACGACCCGCGGGCCGGGAATCACGAGCGCTACCGCGCCGCCCTCGACATGGCCGAGTACGCGGAACGGTGCGGGTTCGCGGTGGTGAACGTCGAAGAGCACCACGGCTCGGGCACCGGCTGGCTGCCCGCACCACTGCTGCTGGCGGCGGCGGTCGCGGCGCGCACCGAACGGATCCGGATCAGCATCGGCGCGCTGATCGTCCCGCTGTACAACCCGGTCCGGTTGGCCGAGGACCTGGCCGTGCTCGACAACCTGGCCGGCGGGCGACTGACCGTGCTCGCCGCGATCGGTTACCGCCCAACGGAATACACGGCCCTCGGGCGCGATTTCACCCGTCGCGGCAAACTCATGGACGAGGCGCTCGAGATCATGCTGGCGGCCTGGCGGGACGAGCCGATGCCGGGCGAGGGGCACGCCTTCGATGTCACGCCCAAACCGTTCACCAAGCCGCACCCGCACCTGCTGATCGCCGGAATGAGCCCCGCGACCGCCCGCCGAGCCGCGCGCTTCGGACTGGGACTGGCGCTGCCGCTACCCGCCCCCGCGGTGGAGGAGCTGTATCAGCAGGAGCTGATCCGTTGCGGCACCACAGGTTTCGTCCATAAGCCCGAGCCCGACAGCCGGCACACCCTGCTGCACGAGGACCCGGACCGGGCCTGGCACGAATACGGCCCGCACATTCTGACCGAGATCCGCGAGTACGCGTCGTGGGGACGCGAGGGCATCTCCCGCCCGCACGACGCGGTGCCCGATTCCGTGGAATCACTGCGCGCCCACGGCTACCTCGAAATCCTCACGCCCGCACAGCTGCTCGACCAGATCGCGGCCGGGCGCACCGAGATCCTGATGAACCCGCTGATCGGCGGGCTGCCGATCGAGGCGGGCTGGACCAGCCTGCGTTTGCTCGGCGACCACGTGCTGTCTCTCACCACCGTTCGATGA
- a CDS encoding MlaD family protein, whose product MEAGLLSVLRGHKLLFSNLALILLLAVGAAYLLIDVARVRAPGSTYSVTVQLDRSGGLQAGNDVTWRGYRVGSVRAIEIIDGGAGIAATAEIENKYKIPADTEIAVAALSAVGEQYIDFRPHSDAPPYLHDGQVVRFDPSRISTPTPVWQTLTDSNELIASIDPDKVGVILDNMDTALGGGPDQLRGLIEGLSVATTGLDNRLPQTVSLLQNLQVIAGTTSHAQPDLGTLTRNSQTLVAQARAADGELRGLLDRAPEQIAILDATLDRNLDPIQSLATTMSAIVTAALLRLPAVRELFPALVIGTSAMGVPAHNGEFNTIIDIWSRPWCQYPVPAVAPFLATEGGFGRWNYCDNPPADQQIRGSANAPRPNVPNNGAHRPTGVDPQERTLPPVK is encoded by the coding sequence GTGGAGGCGGGCCTCTTGAGCGTGCTGCGCGGACATAAGTTGTTGTTCTCCAATCTGGCTCTGATCCTGCTGCTCGCGGTCGGGGCGGCGTATCTGCTGATCGATGTGGCGCGGGTGCGCGCACCCGGCAGCACCTACTCGGTGACCGTCCAGTTGGATCGCTCCGGCGGTTTGCAGGCGGGTAACGATGTGACCTGGCGCGGATATCGGGTCGGATCGGTCAGAGCGATCGAGATCATCGACGGCGGGGCCGGTATCGCGGCGACGGCGGAAATCGAGAACAAGTACAAGATTCCGGCCGACACCGAGATCGCGGTGGCGGCGCTGTCCGCTGTGGGCGAGCAGTACATCGACTTCCGGCCGCACTCCGACGCGCCGCCCTACCTGCACGACGGGCAGGTGGTGCGCTTCGATCCGAGCCGGATCAGCACCCCGACGCCGGTCTGGCAGACGCTGACCGACAGCAACGAGCTCATCGCGTCGATCGACCCGGACAAGGTCGGGGTGATTCTCGACAATATGGACACCGCGTTGGGCGGCGGTCCCGATCAGCTGCGCGGCCTCATCGAAGGACTGAGCGTGGCGACCACCGGTCTGGACAACCGGCTGCCCCAGACCGTCAGCCTGTTGCAGAACCTGCAGGTCATCGCGGGCACCACGTCCCACGCCCAGCCCGATCTCGGCACGCTGACCCGCAATTCGCAGACCCTGGTCGCGCAGGCCCGCGCCGCGGACGGCGAACTGCGCGGCCTGCTCGACCGCGCGCCCGAGCAGATCGCGATCCTCGACGCCACCCTGGACCGGAACCTGGATCCGATCCAGAGCCTGGCCACCACCATGTCGGCCATCGTGACCGCGGCGCTGCTGCGGCTGCCCGCGGTGCGCGAACTGTTCCCGGCCCTGGTGATCGGCACCTCCGCCATGGGCGTGCCGGCCCACAACGGGGAGTTCAACACCATCATCGACATCTGGAGCCGGCCGTGGTGCCAGTATCCGGTCCCGGCGGTGGCGCCGTTCCTGGCCACCGAGGGCGGCTTCGGGCGCTGGAACTACTGCGACAATCCGCCCGCCGACCAGCAGATCCGCGGATCCGCCAACGCGCCGCGACCGAATGTTCCCAACAATGGCGCGCACCGGCCGACCGGCGTCGATCCGCAGGAGCGCACGCTGCCGCCGGTCAAGTGA
- a CDS encoding condensation domain-containing protein, translated as MTDLRPGRLTAAAKKFLTWDENPGVFGVTIPCPLPVTMGLEDTQRLINTLIDTHESLRSRYSYGADAACEIEPASGGVIDPARVDVRTIDIEDLDPEELATVIAEQSAAANLRLDPTAGKIVTAALLTRSFDVNILLFTAHHIAIDGISMWVLWEDIATYARQWSAGEEISLPPESITGSEWAEYLDEYATTRVGERDYWLAASDSEPAKLDRADTPKSAHFDGVIDGPLAQRLLVELPEAFGASYTRILLVTLGLAIEDATGVARPITVQKHGRYSRLRPGTDLSRTVAWISDDYPWLLRPATGTLDERLSDALAGYPAHPEDFTLLRWHHPESWSHFLTFNSPKFYFNFLGDVGVWIPDAHSREQARLKMFDMSLFLGTSKPEGVEQVHYSVHSPDGGLGADRMRAVVTRWLTIIENVEVR; from the coding sequence ATGACAGACCTGCGCCCCGGGCGGCTCACCGCCGCCGCCAAGAAATTCCTGACCTGGGACGAGAATCCGGGCGTCTTCGGCGTCACCATTCCCTGCCCGCTCCCGGTGACCATGGGACTCGAGGACACGCAGCGGCTGATCAACACCCTGATCGACACCCACGAGTCGCTGCGCAGCCGCTACAGCTACGGCGCGGACGCGGCCTGCGAGATCGAACCCGCATCCGGCGGCGTCATCGATCCCGCCCGCGTCGACGTCCGGACCATCGACATCGAGGACCTCGACCCCGAGGAGCTCGCTACCGTCATCGCCGAACAGTCCGCCGCGGCCAACCTGCGACTGGACCCGACCGCCGGCAAGATCGTCACCGCGGCGCTGCTCACCCGCTCCTTCGACGTGAACATCCTGCTGTTCACCGCCCACCACATCGCCATCGACGGCATCTCCATGTGGGTGCTGTGGGAAGACATCGCCACCTACGCCCGGCAATGGTCGGCGGGCGAGGAGATCTCGCTGCCGCCCGAGTCGATCACCGGGTCGGAATGGGCCGAATACCTCGACGAGTACGCGACCACCCGGGTCGGGGAACGCGACTACTGGCTGGCCGCCTCCGACAGCGAGCCCGCCAAACTCGACCGGGCCGACACCCCGAAGTCGGCGCACTTCGACGGCGTCATCGACGGGCCGCTGGCGCAGCGACTGCTGGTCGAACTGCCCGAGGCGTTCGGGGCCAGCTACACCCGAATCCTGCTCGTCACACTGGGTTTGGCCATCGAGGACGCGACCGGGGTCGCCCGCCCCATCACCGTGCAGAAGCACGGCCGCTACAGCCGCCTGCGACCCGGCACCGACCTCTCGCGCACGGTCGCCTGGATCTCCGACGACTACCCGTGGCTGCTGCGGCCCGCGACCGGCACCCTCGACGAACGCCTGAGCGACGCCCTCGCCGGATATCCCGCGCACCCCGAGGATTTCACGCTGCTGCGCTGGCATCATCCCGAAAGCTGGTCGCATTTCCTGACCTTCAACTCGCCCAAGTTCTACTTCAACTTCCTCGGCGACGTGGGCGTGTGGATCCCGGACGCGCACTCGCGCGAACAGGCCCGGCTGAAGATGTTCGATATGAGCCTGTTCCTGGGCACCAGCAAACCCGAAGGCGTTGAGCAGGTGCACTATTCGGTGCACTCCCCCGACGGCGGCCTCGGCGCCGACCGGATGCGGGCCGTCGTGACCCGCTGGCTGACCATCATCGAGAACGTGGAGGTCCGATGA
- a CDS encoding glycosyltransferase has product MSRIVLVGIGSRGDIAPLTGLGVGLRDAGHEVVVAAHTLFAEQITRCGLEFREMTHDIDIDMTDPDVNRLSAGWKFSSPKGVRSLGLGMIRALIDEPADVLLLPPPTEYAAWRWPRPRASPRSDCGSSRCPPPPTTRPRPTAPTISARAATGSPPTSGPGSTTASTRARSPSSAANSACRRSRCTTCVGPAPRRAGRCSTATPPVSFRARPIGGRGWR; this is encoded by the coding sequence ATGAGCAGGATCGTGCTGGTGGGCATCGGCAGCCGCGGCGACATCGCGCCGCTGACCGGCCTCGGCGTGGGACTGCGCGACGCCGGACACGAGGTCGTGGTGGCCGCGCACACCCTGTTCGCCGAACAGATCACCCGCTGTGGGCTCGAGTTCCGCGAGATGACCCACGACATCGACATCGACATGACCGATCCCGACGTCAACCGGCTGTCCGCGGGCTGGAAGTTCTCCTCGCCCAAGGGAGTCCGGAGTCTGGGCCTGGGCATGATCCGGGCGCTGATCGACGAGCCCGCCGACGTCCTGCTGCTGCCGCCGCCGACGGAGTACGCGGCCTGGCGCTGGCCGAGGCCAAGGGCGTCCCCTCGATCGGACTGCGGTTCCAGCCGCTGTCCGCCACCGCCGACCACGCGCCCTCGGCCTACGGCGCCTACGATTTCGGCGCGCGCGGCAACCGGCTCGCCGCCGACTTCGGGGCCTGGTTCAACGACCGCTTCTACGCGAGCTCGGTCGCCTTCTTCCGCCGCGAACTCGGCCTGCCGCCGATCTCGGTGTACGACCTGCGTCGGGCCCGCACCGCGGCGGGCTGGCCGATGCTCAACGGCTACTCCCCCAGTGTCGTTCCGCGCCCGGCCGATTGGCGGGCGGGGCTGGAGGTGA
- a CDS encoding L,D-transpeptidase, producing MISRSSLGLAARSAVFAGVAVAGLAAVPAQAEPLWPGGPDVPGVPAIIPGIAPSDVNAPCATAGARACLKLSTNEAWLMDNGKVVFGPTPISHGMPGFETPPGVFHVSFKKPFHWSTMHNAPMEYAVFFNGDIAFHIGPVDKKSHGCIRMTPDGAREFFNYLNPGDMVEVVP from the coding sequence ATGATCAGCAGAAGTTCCCTCGGCTTGGCGGCGCGATCGGCGGTCTTCGCCGGCGTGGCGGTCGCAGGACTCGCGGCGGTGCCCGCGCAGGCCGAACCATTGTGGCCAGGCGGACCGGATGTGCCCGGTGTCCCGGCGATCATCCCCGGCATCGCACCCAGCGATGTCAACGCACCGTGCGCGACCGCAGGCGCCCGCGCCTGCCTGAAGCTCAGCACCAACGAGGCGTGGCTGATGGACAACGGCAAGGTCGTTTTCGGCCCCACCCCCATCTCCCACGGCATGCCCGGCTTCGAGACCCCGCCTGGCGTCTTCCATGTCTCGTTCAAGAAGCCGTTCCACTGGAGCACCATGCACAACGCTCCGATGGAGTACGCGGTCTTCTTCAACGGCGACATCGCCTTCCACATCGGCCCGGTCGACAAGAAGTCCCACGGCTGTATCCGGATGACCCCGGACGGCGCGCGGGAGTTCTTCAACTACCTCAACCCCGGCGACATGGTCGAAGTGGTTCCGTAA
- a CDS encoding glycosyltransferase translates to MYDLRRARTAAGWPMLNGYSPSVVPRPADWRAGLEVTGYWWPPRPEGWEPPAELVDFLAAGPPPVFLGFGSMADSSAGTGRTGKIIGAALRRAGVRGIVQSGWLNLEVTGDDVLTIGEAPHDWLFPRMAAVVHHCGAGTTAAGLRAGVPAIGVPVYADQPFWAQRLIDLGVSPATIPYSKMSEDRLTDAIRRATTDTALRDNATRMAARIAAEDGVGQAVKAVEAHLAALPKN, encoded by the coding sequence GTGTACGACCTGCGTCGGGCCCGCACCGCGGCGGGCTGGCCGATGCTCAACGGCTACTCCCCCAGTGTCGTTCCGCGCCCGGCCGATTGGCGGGCGGGGCTGGAGGTGACCGGATACTGGTGGCCGCCGCGCCCCGAAGGCTGGGAGCCGCCCGCCGAGCTGGTGGACTTCCTCGCCGCCGGGCCGCCGCCGGTGTTCCTCGGCTTCGGCAGCATGGCCGACAGCAGCGCGGGCACCGGCCGCACCGGCAAGATCATCGGCGCGGCGCTGCGCCGGGCCGGGGTGCGCGGCATCGTGCAGAGCGGCTGGCTCAACCTCGAGGTCACCGGCGACGACGTGCTGACCATCGGTGAGGCGCCGCACGATTGGCTGTTCCCGCGCATGGCGGCGGTGGTCCACCACTGCGGGGCGGGCACGACCGCCGCGGGCCTGCGCGCGGGTGTCCCCGCCATCGGCGTTCCGGTCTACGCCGATCAGCCGTTCTGGGCACAACGCCTGATCGATCTGGGGGTCAGCCCGGCGACCATCCCGTATTCGAAGATGTCGGAGGACCGCCTCACCGACGCCATCCGCCGCGCCACCACCGATACCGCGCTGCGCGACAACGCGACTCGCATGGCGGCCCGGATCGCCGCCGAGGACGGGGTGGGCCAGGCGGTGAAGGCCGTCGAGGCGCACCTGGCCGCGCTGCCGAAGAACTGA